A single Oryctolagus cuniculus chromosome 16, mOryCun1.1, whole genome shotgun sequence DNA region contains:
- the CLDN12 gene encoding claudin-12 isoform X1, with product MGCRDVHAATVLSFLCGIASVAGLFAGTMLPNWRKLRLITFNRNEKNLTVYTGLWVKCARYDGSSDCLMYDTTWYSSVDQLDLRVLQFALPLSILIAMGALLLSLIGMCNTAFRASVPNIKLAKCLVNSAGCHLVAGLLFFLAGTVSLSPSIWVIFYNFHLNRKFEPVFTFDYAVYVTIASAGGLFMTSLLLFIWYCVCKSLPSPFWQPLYSHPPSMHTYSQPYSARSRLSAIEIDIPVVSHAT from the coding sequence ATGGGCTGTCGGGATGTCCACGCGGCCACAGTCCTCTCTTTCCTGTGTGGAATCGCCTCAGTAGCAGGTCTCTTCGCGGGGACTATGCTTCCCAACTGGAGAAAGTTACGACTGATCACGTTCAACAGGAATGAGAAGAACCTGACTGTTTACACAGGCCTGTGGGTAAAATGTGCCCGGTATGACGGGAGCAGTGACTGCCTGATGTACGACACTACCTGGTACTCGTCGGTTGACCAGCTGGACCTGCGTGTCCTCCAGTTTGCCCTGCCCCTCAGCATCCTGATCGCCATGGGCGCCCTGCTGCTCTCCCTCATAGGAATGTGCAACACGGCCTTCAGAGCCTCCGTGCCTAACATCAAGCTGGCCAAGTGTCTGGTCAATAGTGCCGGCTGCCACCTTGTGGCTGGGCTGCTGTTTTTCTTGGCAGGTACCGTGAGCCTCTCCCCGTCCATCTGGGTCATCTTTTACAACTTCCACCTGAACAGGAAATTTGAGCCAGTCTTTACGTTTGACTATGCAGTGTATGTCACGATCGCCAGTGCAGGGGGCCTGTTTATGACCTCCCTCTTGCTGTTTATTTGGTACTGTGTCTGCAAATCCTTGCCCTCTCCTTTCTGGCAACCACTGTACTCCCATCCTCCCAGTATGCACACTTACTCACAGCCCTATTCAGCACGCTCCCGCCTCTCTGCCATTGAAATTGACATTCCAGTAGTTTCCCACGCCACCTAA